The window CGATCTGTCAGCCGCGAGATGCCTGAAGCTTTTTACAGCCTGATACAATAGTGTTTCTACGGTTCTTACAGATATTCCCAATATTTCCGAAATCATATTTTTTTCGAGCAAGTCTATCCGGCTCATTAAAAGTACCTCGCGCTGGCGCCCAGGCAATAAATTAATTAAATTTATAATCTCAGAATATGATTCGCGACTAGCAAGCAGATCGTGTGGATTTAAGTAAGTATCGGGATAATTTAAGCTATCTTCATGATCGTTTAAACTGAGGGTATTTAATTTCACCCGTTGTATTTCGTTAAATGAAAGATTCTTGGCCGAAGCAAAAAGATATTTCCTGATCGATTTGATCTGTAGCTCATTCCGTTTGTCCCACAGTTTCATAAACAAATCTGCTATAAGTTCTTCAGCTTTGTTATAATCCCTGATGTAAATAGATGTAAACTTACATAAGGCGGGGTAATACCTGTTGAATAGGGTTTCAAGAGCAAGACTATCCTCATTGATTAACAAAGACACTAAATCTTCGTCACTTTTGCCAAAATACATATCCTTCATCTGGTAGCAAAATTAGACTGCTAACGTTAGGGAATTATTAAGAAGACTTTGCGTTTAGGTTACCTATGTATTAATTTGGTTGGATTCATATTTAAAAACATATTTCTTATACAGCTTGTTCAACGAAAAAACACGTTCCAAAATAATTAATCCCACAACTGGAAATATGAGTAACTCCAGAATATTAAACTGGTAAAAAAAGAAAGCAAAAAGCACAATCAGCCTAAAACATTCCAGGTAATAAATCCACCTGCGCTGTTCTAACAATGCGCCGATGTTAACGAGAGTAATGAGGATAAAACTTAAAATAGCCGCTTTATTAACCCCAGTTAGAAATTGGTAATACATGGTGGCAAAGGTTAACAAATCTACCACCAGCAAAAGCTGTAAATTTAAATAGATTTTGAATGTAGGTTTACTGGCAGGTGCTATCTTATCCTGGAAATAACGCTTTTCCAAAACCGGCCTGATATTCTGATCCATTAAGGCCGGGCTTCCAAAAACAGCATTCCACTTGGCCTTAAAACCACTTGCTCGCCTGTAAGCCTCTCCTATCTCGAGGTAATAATGAAAATGTTGCCACAAAAAGCTATAACTTTTAATGGGATGCGTTAACCCATACTTAGGAGCTTCCTCTTCAGCTTGGAAAGTCCCGAAAAGCTTATCCCAAAAAACAAAAACATCGCCATAATTT is drawn from Pedobacter sp. HDW13 and contains these coding sequences:
- a CDS encoding RNA polymerase sigma factor → MKDMYFGKSDEDLVSLLINEDSLALETLFNRYYPALCKFTSIYIRDYNKAEELIADLFMKLWDKRNELQIKSIRKYLFASAKNLSFNEIQRVKLNTLSLNDHEDSLNYPDTYLNPHDLLASRESYSEIINLINLLPGRQREVLLMSRIDLLEKNMISEILGISVRTVETLLYQAVKSFRHLAADRSAI